GAGCTGTATGAAAACTAGAGAGAAAAGCGCACTTGCTCAATGACGATGACAAAACGAAGCCCCTCCGTTAATTTATGGTACAATGAGGGTCGATACGATCAAGGAGGGAAACAATATGGTGCGATTCGCGACAATCGGCACAAACTGGATCACCGAAGCGTTTATTGGCGCCGCGCAGCTCGTCGATTCCATTGAACTCGCCGCCGTCTACTCGCGGACGGAGGAAACAGCGAAGCGTTTTGCCGAGAAAGTCGGAGCGCCGCGCACGTTCACTGATTTACACGAACTGGCGAGCAGCCCTGACATTGATGCGGTCTACATCGCGAGCCCGAACGCACTTCATGCCGAGCAGGCGATCTTGCTCATGAATCACGGCAAGCACGTCTTATGCGAAAAACCGCTCGCCTCCAATGCGAGAGAAGTCAAAGCGATGATCGAAGCGGCGGAGCGAAACGGCGTCGTATTGATGGAAGCGATGAAAGCGACGCTGCTTCCCACATTCCGGTCCATCCGCGAGCACTTGCCGAAACTCGGCCGCATCCGCCGCTACGTGGCGAACTATTGCCAATACTCATCGCGCTATGACGCCTATAAGCAAGGAACGGTGCTCAACGCCTTCAACCCAGCTTTCTCCAACGGGGCGTTGATGGACCTTGGCGTCTATTGCCTGTACCCGATGGTCGTTTTGTTTGGCCAGCCCCGTGGCGTGAAGGCGCAAAGCGTGAAGCTCGAATCCGGCGTTGATGGCGAGGGTTCGATCGTGCTCGATTACGGCGACATGGACGCGGTCGTCTTTTATTCGAAAATCACGAACTCGCACTTGCCTTCGGAGATTCAAGGGGAAGACGGAAACATGATCATCGACGCCATCCACACACCAACCAAAGCGGAAATCCGCTACCGCGACGGGCGCGTCGAGGACATCACCGCGCCGCAGGACAAGCCGCCGATGTATTATGAAGCACAAGAGTTTATCCGTTTGATCGAAAACGGAGAACGCGAATCGGCCGTCAACTCGCACCGCCATTCGCTTTGGACGATGGAAATCATGGACGAAGCGCGAAAACAAACCGGCATCGTGTTCCCGGCCGACGAGCGATAATAAAAAGGTTCCAACCTAGTCTTCCTGGGGCTCGGTTGGAACTCTTTTTCTTTCTGTCTCATTGGATTTCCTTGGCCGCCGATAAGCCATGGCTGTTACCTTCTGCTAAAATACGGGCCAAGCCATCCGCTTTCATGCGTCATGACAAACGTCCAGTTGAACTCGCTGTCCACCACGTATAGATCGATCTTGGCGTTTTCCGCTGCCAGATCAGCGGCTTTCAAGACGGAAGCGTCCTCCACTTTGAACGCATCGTCACCATATTGAAAGAAAAGATAGCAGCACGTTTTCTCTTCTTGATCAAACGCCGTCTCCGCTTCTTCTTCCGTTAAACAGTCTCTCATTTTATAGCTGAACACATGCCATAAGTAGCCGTTGACTCCATTCCGATTATGAAGGTGGATGTGTTGTTTTTCTTCCACAGTCAAATGGCCGGCAAACACCTTTTCCCACTGTTGTCGCCATTGCGCTCCGAAACCGGACTGTTTGCGGATTTTGATGTTTCGGCGAGCTAACTGATGAAATAACTCCATTTCGTTTCTCCCCCAGTGACCTGACGTGGCACCGCCTTCATCGATGTGCTCATTTCGTCTGTCAAAACGTTCGATGGATCGACAAGATGGCTTCTCACCATCTTTGTCACGCCGAGCGGTTTTCGTCCGCCCAGCCACTTCCCCGTTTCCGGCCGCACTTCGACGAG
Above is a window of Geobacillus thermoleovorans DNA encoding:
- a CDS encoding Gfo/Idh/MocA family protein produces the protein MVRFATIGTNWITEAFIGAAQLVDSIELAAVYSRTEETAKRFAEKVGAPRTFTDLHELASSPDIDAVYIASPNALHAEQAILLMNHGKHVLCEKPLASNAREVKAMIEAAERNGVVLMEAMKATLLPTFRSIREHLPKLGRIRRYVANYCQYSSRYDAYKQGTVLNAFNPAFSNGALMDLGVYCLYPMVVLFGQPRGVKAQSVKLESGVDGEGSIVLDYGDMDAVVFYSKITNSHLPSEIQGEDGNMIIDAIHTPTKAEIRYRDGRVEDITAPQDKPPMYYEAQEFIRLIENGERESAVNSHRHSLWTMEIMDEARKQTGIVFPADER
- a CDS encoding DUF4275 family protein, producing the protein MELFHQLARRNIKIRKQSGFGAQWRQQWEKVFAGHLTVEEKQHIHLHNRNGVNGYLWHVFSYKMRDCLTEEEAETAFDQEEKTCCYLFFQYGDDAFKVEDASVLKAADLAAENAKIDLYVVDSEFNWTFVMTHESGWLGPYFSRR